ATGTCGTACGTgcttattgaaaaacatcatgtgTGAGAATATTTGACTTTTATGACTTATGTGAGAATAATCTACATTACGAATAATTTGCATGCTTCTCATAATCAATAATAAGGTTTACATAGTACAAATGCAACCATACATATAACACATAGTTAAGCAAAATAGTTCTCCAACAAAATCTAATTACACCACGACACGACACGATTACTCTTCATCTGACATCTCCACGTCtgactgataaatgggatcAACAAGAAGTGATTGCATGAACTGTGCATGCTCGTACCACCCTTCCTGCACTGACTCTCGAATCTCGACTTGGGTCCGATATCGATTAAGACGTATCTTCAttcgattattttcttctcttatgcgGTTCAATGCTTTACGAAGTTCGTCGATGCTGTCTCTGGGCATTTGCGATGCGAGTCGCCGAGGCACTGGCAACTTAAAACcaa
This genomic stretch from Quercus lobata isolate SW786 chromosome 3, ValleyOak3.0 Primary Assembly, whole genome shotgun sequence harbors:
- the LOC115982623 gene encoding uncharacterized protein LOC115982623; the encoded protein is MDQQRLSSNSIEICITSVSMSGSGNPQLYRPHDVFTAMGCCWVLEDEFSYPINPNLRNSAYVHNTMRQEWAWLFREQQMFYDELVGFKLPVPRRLASQMPRDSIDELRKALNRIREENNRMKIRLNRYRTQVEIRESVQEGWYEHAQFMQSLLVDPIYQSDVEMSDEE